A window from Myripristis murdjan chromosome 11, fMyrMur1.1, whole genome shotgun sequence encodes these proteins:
- the smim13 gene encoding small integral membrane protein 13 produces MWQSVGLTVLVIVATLVCALLFMLFGWYVVWQLFLSKFKFLRELVGDAVSPQAETQPSETKSDRSSSATQRNRPKTARQRIASPESTS; encoded by the exons ATGTGGCAAAGTGTCGGGCTCACAGTGCTGGTCATTGTGGCCACACTTGTTTGTGCATTGCTGTTCATGCTGTTTG GTTGGTATGTAGTCTGGCAGCTGTTCCTGTCCAAGTTTAAGTTTCTGCGTGAGTTGGTGGGGGATGCAGTGTCTCCACAGGCCGAGACTCAGCCGTCCGAAACCAAGAGTGACCGTTCCTCCAGCGCCACTCAACGCAATCGGCCCAAGACTGCACGCCAAAGAATCGCCTCGCCAGAAAGCACCTCATAG